In the Duncaniella freteri genome, one interval contains:
- a CDS encoding LysR family transcriptional regulator, which translates to MTLQQLKYIISIDRHRNFARAAAESGITQPTLSSLLQKLESELDVRIFDRSNKNVSPTAIGSKILRQAERIVNEAERIVELVTEEKGLVTGMLNLSAGPTIAPYILPRFIKTYTKMFPHVTLSIVEMKAETMIRALHIGQLDLGIAISGQAEEGILEIPLYTEPFWVYISESCWRKLPVFKPENLEHEQMWIMKESQCLRDSAFSFCKARGVGRRIYEAGSIETLIRIVDENGGFTIIPEMHLPMLTDVQRINVRRIEGDYLSQRRVSIYVRADFIRERMLNSIVEALVTFVPKSMIDEHILKYGIRL; encoded by the coding sequence ATGACACTCCAACAGCTTAAATATATTATATCAATTGACCGCCATAGGAATTTTGCCCGAGCCGCAGCCGAATCGGGCATTACACAGCCTACGCTTAGCTCTCTTCTTCAGAAACTTGAGAGTGAGCTGGATGTCAGGATATTCGACCGTTCCAATAAGAATGTAAGTCCGACAGCTATCGGATCCAAAATTTTGCGACAGGCGGAGAGGATTGTGAATGAGGCGGAACGTATCGTGGAATTGGTGACAGAGGAGAAAGGACTGGTGACTGGTATGCTTAATTTGTCGGCAGGTCCGACAATAGCACCATATATCCTGCCTCGTTTCATAAAGACATATACGAAAATGTTTCCACATGTCACATTGTCCATAGTAGAAATGAAAGCTGAAACGATGATAAGAGCCCTGCATATAGGTCAGCTTGATCTGGGTATCGCCATTAGCGGTCAGGCAGAGGAGGGCATATTGGAGATACCGTTGTATACGGAGCCTTTTTGGGTGTACATCTCTGAGAGTTGCTGGCGCAAGTTGCCGGTATTTAAGCCTGAAAATCTTGAACATGAGCAGATGTGGATAATGAAAGAATCTCAATGTCTGCGTGACAGTGCTTTCAGTTTTTGTAAAGCCAGAGGTGTCGGAAGGCGTATTTATGAGGCTGGAAGTATCGAGACGCTTATACGTATAGTGGATGAAAACGGAGGCTTCACCATAATTCCGGAGATGCATTTGCCTATGCTGACTGATGTGCAGCGTATCAATGTCCGTCGTATCGAAGGAGATTATTTGTCGCAGCGAAGAGTCTCGATATATGTAAGGGCAGATTTTATAAGGGAGCGTATGCTCAACAGCATTGTTGAAGCGTTGGTTACATTTGTCCCTAAAAGTATGATTGATGAACATATTCTGAAATATGGTATCAGATTATAA
- the rfbA gene encoding glucose-1-phosphate thymidylyltransferase RfbA: MKGIVLAGGSGTRLYPITKGVSKQLLPIFDKPMVYYPISTLMLAGIRDILIISTPFDLPMFKHLLGDGSDYGVRFSYAEQPSPDGLAQAFIIGKEFIGNDSACLVLGDNIFHGAGFSQLLKESVETAEKDGKATVFGYWVDDPERYGVAEFDKEGNCLSIEEKPEQPKSNYAVVGLYFYPNKVVDVAAGIKPSARGELEITTVNQQFLKDGELKVRTLPRGFAWLDTGTHDSLAEASIYVEVLEKRQGLKIACLEGIAYRQGWISEDKMRELAQPMLKNNYGKYLLKVIDEVKRTGIKNLD; the protein is encoded by the coding sequence ATGAAAGGTATTGTTCTTGCCGGCGGCTCCGGCACCAGATTGTATCCCATCACCAAAGGTGTGAGCAAACAACTTCTCCCCATTTTTGACAAACCGATGGTCTATTATCCCATATCCACGCTTATGCTTGCCGGAATCAGGGATATACTTATAATCTCCACCCCTTTTGACCTGCCAATGTTCAAGCATCTTCTCGGCGACGGCAGCGATTATGGGGTCAGATTCTCTTATGCGGAGCAACCTTCGCCGGATGGACTGGCTCAGGCATTCATAATCGGTAAAGAGTTCATTGGCAATGACTCTGCATGTCTCGTGCTTGGTGACAACATTTTTCATGGAGCCGGATTCTCTCAGCTATTGAAGGAATCGGTAGAGACTGCCGAAAAAGATGGGAAAGCCACCGTATTCGGTTATTGGGTAGATGACCCGGAGCGTTATGGAGTGGCAGAGTTCGACAAAGAGGGCAATTGCCTCTCGATTGAAGAAAAACCAGAGCAGCCTAAGAGCAACTATGCTGTAGTAGGACTATATTTTTATCCTAACAAAGTGGTGGATGTTGCCGCCGGGATCAAGCCGTCAGCCCGAGGCGAACTTGAAATCACCACCGTGAACCAGCAGTTCCTCAAAGACGGCGAACTGAAAGTACGGACTCTCCCACGCGGATTTGCATGGCTTGACACAGGAACGCACGACTCACTTGCCGAAGCATCGATCTATGTCGAAGTGCTCGAAAAACGACAGGGACTTAAAATTGCATGCCTCGAAGGGATCGCATACCGCCAGGGATGGATTTCTGAGGACAAGATGCGTGAACTCGCTCAGCCTATGCTCAAAAACAACTACGGTAAATATCTCCTCAAAGTCATTGATGAGGTAAAAAGAACCGGCATAAAGAACTTGGACTAA
- a CDS encoding radical SAM protein → MKNEKAKIIGISRHRLSTDGDGVTTLVAFHGCPLSCRYCLNPHSIGDGSRFREYSPEELYAETRIDELYFLATNGGVTFGGGEPCLRPDFIGRFREQCGCDWRINLETSLNVPSENIKSLLPIVDTLIIDVKDINPAVYCDYTGRDNVRVVDNLKLIADQARQMDCVVRLPLIPGYNNDADRISSRAVIEALGFTRFDLFTYQIRKH, encoded by the coding sequence ATGAAAAATGAAAAGGCAAAGATAATAGGCATATCCAGGCATCGTCTTTCGACGGACGGCGATGGAGTGACTACGCTTGTGGCTTTTCATGGATGTCCGCTCAGTTGTCGGTATTGCCTCAATCCCCATTCGATCGGTGATGGCAGCAGGTTCAGGGAATATTCACCGGAAGAACTTTATGCCGAGACTCGTATTGATGAGCTTTATTTCCTTGCCACAAATGGAGGTGTTACTTTTGGAGGTGGGGAGCCGTGTCTGCGTCCCGATTTCATCGGTCGTTTCCGCGAACAGTGTGGCTGTGATTGGAGAATCAATCTTGAAACATCGCTCAATGTTCCCTCTGAGAATATTAAATCCTTGCTCCCGATAGTGGACACTCTGATTATTGATGTCAAGGATATTAATCCTGCTGTTTATTGTGACTATACTGGGCGTGACAATGTGCGAGTTGTGGATAATCTGAAACTTATAGCGGACCAAGCCAGGCAGATGGATTGTGTGGTGAGGCTTCCGCTGATTCCAGGATACAATAATGATGCCGATCGCATATCGAGTCGGGCTGTTATTGAGGCTCTCGGCTTTACCCGGTTCGATCTATTCACTTATCAAATCCGCAAGCATTGA
- a CDS encoding 4Fe-4S binding protein produces the protein MKSLSLYFSPTGGGEKIAKAIQNGIDQNDYDYQFSLNLNKRPVSAETGEIETLPVIFTIPVYGGHMPKVAMERLNTLRSECNQPAILVAVYGNRAFEKALIDLEAFVRERGFNPIAAGAFPCEHSYSTDETPIAAGRPDNTDLKMAEEFGRLVREKILHNDFSSVNTSDLQDEPSPEASLKNFIKFVKAYQTQQATEPKIYIPLVDTEKCTECGECADACPTAAIREDFTTDATRCIKCCACVKICPAQARAFHTPFARPLSENFSERKSPCWIL, from the coding sequence ATGAAATCGTTGAGTTTATATTTTTCACCGACCGGTGGCGGAGAAAAAATCGCAAAAGCCATACAGAATGGCATTGACCAGAATGACTATGATTATCAGTTCTCTCTTAATCTCAATAAGAGACCTGTATCAGCAGAGACAGGCGAGATCGAAACATTGCCTGTAATCTTTACAATTCCTGTATATGGAGGTCACATGCCAAAAGTTGCCATGGAACGGCTCAATACGCTACGCAGCGAATGCAATCAACCTGCCATTCTTGTAGCAGTCTATGGCAACCGTGCTTTTGAAAAGGCACTTATCGATCTGGAAGCATTCGTTCGTGAACGCGGATTCAATCCGATTGCAGCAGGAGCCTTCCCTTGCGAGCACTCCTACAGCACTGACGAAACACCGATCGCAGCCGGTCGCCCTGACAACACGGATCTGAAAATGGCTGAGGAGTTCGGACGGTTGGTGCGTGAAAAGATATTACACAATGATTTCTCATCCGTCAACACATCCGACCTGCAAGACGAGCCGTCGCCGGAAGCCTCTCTAAAAAACTTCATCAAATTCGTTAAGGCATACCAGACTCAACAGGCTACTGAGCCAAAGATCTATATCCCGCTTGTTGACACTGAAAAATGTACGGAATGCGGTGAATGTGCAGATGCATGCCCAACAGCCGCTATCCGCGAAGACTTCACCACTGACGCAACCCGATGCATCAAGTGCTGCGCATGTGTAAAAATCTGTCCTGCTCAAGCCAGAGCATTCCATACACCATTTGCACGACCTCTTTCAGAGAATTTCTCAGAAAGGAAATCACCATGTTGGATACTCTGA
- a CDS encoding helix-turn-helix domain-containing protein: MGETDIVFFRPCELLQPYVRYYWVLKSHDRFSTLTFPIGCPQIIFHRQSPLFIPELDTRQDVFTISGQVNFPAHIRSDGDTEMIVTVFHPHAVGAFISTPPISFYNCEISGYDINDRSLNELASRVLDCGDSGRCVRLIERWLLMRLRDIHSTKFSRIGSVVKRMIAFPSTPITELAGISCLGKKQFERVFSNCVGMMPKEYSRIVRFQKSLWLMQNGQDNTGIAYDTGYADQSHFIREFKMFTGCTPGRLRDECSPYSDLFTQPV, encoded by the coding sequence ATGGGGGAGACAGATATAGTTTTCTTTCGTCCTTGCGAGTTGTTGCAGCCTTATGTGCGATATTATTGGGTGCTGAAGAGTCATGATCGGTTCAGTACCCTTACTTTTCCCATTGGCTGTCCTCAGATTATATTTCATAGACAGTCCCCTCTGTTTATTCCTGAACTTGATACTCGGCAGGATGTCTTTACCATCAGCGGGCAGGTCAATTTTCCCGCTCATATTCGTTCCGATGGGGATACAGAGATGATTGTGACTGTGTTTCATCCACATGCTGTCGGAGCTTTTATAAGCACACCGCCAATATCGTTCTATAACTGTGAGATTTCAGGGTATGATATCAATGACAGGAGTCTGAACGAACTTGCTTCACGTGTATTGGACTGCGGGGATAGTGGCAGATGTGTGAGATTGATTGAACGCTGGTTGCTCATGAGGCTAAGAGACATCCACTCCACTAAATTTTCGCGTATCGGTTCTGTGGTGAAAAGAATGATTGCATTTCCGTCAACACCAATAACAGAGCTTGCGGGTATATCATGTCTCGGCAAGAAGCAGTTTGAGCGTGTTTTCAGTAACTGTGTGGGGATGATGCCTAAAGAGTATTCTCGTATTGTCCGCTTTCAAAAGTCATTGTGGCTTATGCAGAATGGTCAGGATAATACAGGCATAGCATATGATACCGGTTATGCCGATCAGTCACATTTCATCCGTGAGTTTAAGATGTTCACAGGATGTACGCCCGGGAGATTGAGGGATGAGTGTTCCCCTTACTCTGACCTGTTCACTCAACCTGTGTGA
- the rfbC gene encoding dTDP-4-dehydrorhamnose 3,5-epimerase, which translates to MEVIKTDIDGVVIIEPRVFKDARGYFFESYNKKEFDEKVRPVNFVQDNESMSTKGVMRGLHFQLPPFTQSKLVRCVKGAVLDVAVDIRKGSPTYGRHVAVELTEDNHRQFFVPRGFAHGFAVLSDIAIFQYKCDNFYAPQADGGISIADPSLEIDWLIDPAYAILSDKDSCHPLLADFESPFDFNIDLYR; encoded by the coding sequence ATGGAAGTAATCAAGACCGATATAGATGGCGTAGTGATCATCGAGCCTCGTGTATTCAAGGATGCACGCGGATATTTCTTTGAGAGTTATAACAAAAAGGAATTTGATGAGAAAGTACGCCCCGTCAACTTCGTTCAGGACAATGAATCGATGTCGACCAAAGGGGTGATGCGCGGACTTCATTTCCAGCTTCCACCCTTCACTCAATCCAAACTTGTACGGTGTGTCAAAGGTGCCGTACTGGATGTTGCTGTCGATATCCGCAAAGGCTCCCCCACCTACGGCAGGCATGTCGCTGTTGAGCTTACTGAGGATAATCATCGGCAATTCTTCGTTCCCAGAGGTTTCGCACACGGATTTGCAGTGCTTTCCGACATTGCGATATTCCAGTATAAATGTGACAATTTCTATGCCCCTCAGGCCGACGGCGGGATATCGATAGCCGATCCGTCTCTCGAAATCGACTGGCTAATTGATCCTGCCTACGCCATATTGTCAGACAAAGACTCCTGCCATCCCCTCCTGGCAGACTTCGAGTCACCTTTTGACTTCAACATTGATTTATACAGGTAA
- the rfbD gene encoding dTDP-4-dehydrorhamnose reductase, giving the protein MKILVTGANGQLGNCLRNCSERGSKDNYIFTDVAELDITNAEAVKRMVKDNDIELIINCAAYTNVDKAEDDAEFAETLNSDAVRNLAEAIKDNDGTLIHISTDYVFGKEPYNVPCREDQKGTPTGVYGMTKLHGEQAIAASGVKSLIFRTAWLYSEYGKNFVKTMLSLTSTKPTLKVVFDQTGTPTYAQDLADTIFDIIENRRYKDNEGIYHYSNEGVCSWYDFTKMIAEIAGNDTCDIQPCHSDEFPSKVTRPSYSVLDKTKIKETFGIKVPYWTDSLKTCIKNIKANEA; this is encoded by the coding sequence ATGAAAATATTAGTTACCGGAGCCAACGGACAACTTGGCAATTGTTTACGCAATTGCTCGGAACGAGGCTCAAAAGACAATTATATATTCACCGATGTAGCAGAACTCGACATCACCAATGCCGAAGCTGTGAAACGTATGGTGAAAGACAACGATATCGAATTGATCATCAACTGCGCCGCATACACAAATGTCGATAAGGCAGAGGATGATGCCGAATTTGCCGAGACCTTGAATTCCGACGCAGTGCGTAATCTTGCCGAAGCAATAAAAGATAACGACGGAACACTGATACATATATCCACTGATTATGTATTCGGCAAAGAACCATACAATGTCCCTTGCAGAGAAGACCAAAAAGGAACACCGACAGGAGTTTACGGCATGACCAAACTTCATGGCGAACAGGCTATCGCCGCAAGTGGAGTGAAATCTCTCATATTCCGCACAGCATGGCTCTATTCGGAATACGGCAAAAATTTTGTCAAAACCATGCTCAGCCTCACATCCACAAAACCAACCCTTAAAGTTGTATTCGACCAGACAGGCACGCCTACATATGCCCAGGACCTTGCCGACACTATTTTCGATATCATAGAAAACCGTCGATACAAGGACAACGAGGGCATATATCATTACTCCAATGAGGGAGTGTGCTCATGGTATGACTTCACAAAAATGATTGCCGAAATCGCAGGAAACGACACGTGCGACATACAACCGTGCCACTCGGACGAATTCCCGTCAAAAGTGACACGTCCCTCCTACTCGGTGCTCGACAAAACTAAAATCAAGGAAACTTTTGGAATAAAAGTCCCATACTGGACCGATTCTCTCAAAACCTGTATCAAAAATATCAAAGCAAATGAAGCGTAA
- a CDS encoding UDP-glucose dehydrogenase family protein encodes MNIAIVGTGYVGLVSGTCFAEVGFDVTCVDIDEKKIDDLRHGIIPIYEPRLDEMVKKNVEAGRLHFSTSLADVIDVVEVVFSAVGTPPDEDGSADLKYVLSVAKTFGENIRKYTILVTKSTVPVGTAAKVKEAVQTALDRRGENIPFDVASNPEFLKEGAAIKDFMSPDRVVIGTESERARTVISRLYKPFMLKDERMIYTDIPSAEMIKYAANSMLATRISFMNDIANLCELVGANVNMVRKGIGTDTRIGKKFLYPGCGYGGSCFPKDVKALIKTAEQNGYRMEVLQAVENVNERQKSILFDKLMRHFNGDLKGRTIALWGLAFKPETDDMREAPSLILIDKISDAGGSVKVYDPVAMNECRRRLGDKVTYCKDMYEAAIDADAIMLVTEWNEFRVPSYAALERIMAEKVILDGRNIYDPDEAAEHGFTYMCIGR; translated from the coding sequence ATGAACATTGCGATTGTTGGCACTGGGTATGTAGGACTTGTCTCGGGAACATGTTTTGCCGAGGTCGGTTTCGATGTCACCTGTGTTGATATTGACGAAAAAAAAATTGACGATCTCCGGCATGGCATCATCCCGATATACGAGCCACGCCTCGATGAGATGGTGAAGAAGAATGTCGAAGCAGGCAGGCTGCATTTCTCGACTTCCCTGGCAGATGTTATAGACGTTGTTGAGGTGGTGTTCTCTGCTGTAGGCACGCCCCCCGATGAGGATGGATCAGCCGATCTGAAATATGTCCTTTCCGTGGCAAAAACCTTTGGTGAAAACATCAGGAAATACACTATACTTGTCACAAAATCCACCGTTCCTGTAGGCACTGCTGCAAAAGTAAAAGAAGCTGTGCAGACCGCGTTGGACCGCAGAGGCGAAAACATCCCATTCGATGTTGCCTCCAATCCGGAATTCCTTAAAGAAGGGGCTGCCATCAAGGACTTCATGTCGCCGGACCGCGTGGTGATAGGCACGGAAAGCGAACGTGCACGGACAGTGATATCACGACTGTACAAGCCGTTCATGCTTAAAGACGAACGCATGATATATACCGACATCCCATCGGCTGAAATGATAAAATATGCAGCCAATTCGATGCTCGCCACACGCATATCGTTCATGAACGATATAGCCAATCTCTGCGAACTCGTAGGTGCCAACGTCAATATGGTAAGGAAAGGGATCGGCACAGACACCCGCATAGGGAAAAAATTCCTCTACCCGGGATGCGGATACGGCGGGTCATGCTTTCCGAAAGATGTCAAAGCCCTAATAAAAACCGCCGAACAGAACGGCTACAGAATGGAGGTGCTCCAGGCTGTCGAGAATGTGAACGAACGCCAGAAATCAATTCTGTTTGACAAACTGATGCGTCACTTCAACGGAGACCTTAAAGGGCGCACTATAGCATTGTGGGGATTGGCATTCAAGCCTGAGACCGATGACATGCGTGAAGCTCCATCGCTGATTCTTATTGACAAGATCTCTGACGCCGGAGGCTCAGTAAAAGTATATGACCCTGTGGCAATGAACGAATGCCGCCGACGTCTCGGCGACAAGGTAACATACTGCAAGGACATGTATGAGGCTGCCATCGATGCCGACGCCATTATGCTGGTGACAGAATGGAACGAATTTAGAGTTCCATCCTACGCTGCCCTTGAACGCATTATGGCAGAGAAGGTCATACTTGACGGACGAAACATATATGACCCCGATGAAGCTGCCGAGCATGGGTTCACCTACATGTGCATAGGCAGGTAA
- a CDS encoding CatA-like O-acetyltransferase, family 2 — MREVNPCDTTRAYAFDMWMKAPMPIVTFFKTLDVSRLVRISRRRGLKFNMLMVWCIGKAASQVKEFYMLPVDGKLIQYDSIAVNTIVANRRGEVSSCDIPFSSHLLVFNDDYLRLTGQVAESCSNHDITDSMVVGTSVLASFDIDGAVGMYSGIFNNPFLIWGRYRRRWFRTTLTISFQFHHTQMDGAHAACFLDMLQKEIDTLTI; from the coding sequence GTGAGAGAGGTAAATCCCTGTGACACTACTCGTGCCTATGCTTTCGATATGTGGATGAAGGCTCCGATGCCGATTGTCACGTTTTTCAAGACGCTTGATGTGTCTCGTCTCGTACGCATTAGCCGGCGACGCGGATTGAAGTTCAATATGCTGATGGTCTGGTGTATCGGCAAGGCGGCAAGTCAGGTGAAAGAATTTTATATGCTTCCGGTTGATGGTAAGCTGATTCAGTATGACAGTATTGCGGTGAATACCATTGTGGCAAACAGAAGGGGAGAGGTCAGCTCATGTGATATACCTTTTTCCAGCCATTTATTGGTGTTCAACGATGATTATCTTCGTCTTACCGGTCAGGTTGCTGAGTCATGCTCTAACCATGATATTACGGATAGTATGGTGGTCGGAACATCTGTATTGGCGAGTTTCGATATTGACGGAGCTGTAGGCATGTACAGCGGAATATTTAATAATCCGTTTTTGATATGGGGCAGATATCGCAGGAGGTGGTTTAGGACCACTTTGACCATTTCATTCCAGTTCCATCACACTCAGATGGATGGCGCGCATGCCGCATGTTTCCTGGATATGTTACAGAAAGAAATCGACACTTTGACTATTTGA
- a CDS encoding 4Fe-4S binding protein, whose product MPTKRFHRHLPSNGYALYWILLIYLVLGFFYPIIGLLALICMIAPVAFAVKRGRWWCGNACPRGNFYDRVLSKYSPHRPIPKFVRSFGFRLFMVMFIFAMFGVQMYSAWGDWNAMGRVFWTIILATTIVGVSLSFIYAPRTWCSFCPMGTLSSWVSPTNTPLPDGFINIHVNDSCQMKCKSCARVCPMQLTPYDSRGDKNGYLHADCIKCGKCVTACPIKIMKLKHNTPISNI is encoded by the coding sequence ATGCCAACAAAAAGATTTCACAGACATCTCCCATCCAATGGTTATGCTTTGTATTGGATATTGCTAATCTATCTCGTCTTAGGATTTTTCTATCCCATAATCGGACTCCTCGCACTGATATGCATGATAGCTCCGGTAGCCTTTGCCGTGAAACGCGGAAGATGGTGGTGTGGAAACGCCTGTCCTCGTGGCAATTTTTATGACAGGGTTCTTTCAAAATATTCACCACACCGCCCTATACCTAAATTCGTGCGCTCATTCGGTTTTCGTCTTTTCATGGTGATGTTCATATTCGCTATGTTTGGAGTGCAGATGTATTCTGCATGGGGCGACTGGAACGCCATGGGACGAGTGTTTTGGACAATAATCCTGGCCACAACCATTGTAGGGGTGTCACTATCGTTCATCTACGCGCCTCGAACATGGTGCTCATTCTGCCCCATGGGCACATTGTCATCATGGGTATCCCCGACAAACACTCCACTGCCTGACGGATTCATCAACATACATGTCAATGACTCTTGCCAGATGAAATGCAAAAGTTGCGCCAGGGTATGCCCCATGCAACTCACTCCTTATGACAGTCGTGGCGATAAAAACGGCTATCTCCATGCCGACTGCATAAAATGCGGCAAATGTGTCACCGCCTGCCCTATCAAAATAATGAAACTCAAGCACAATACCCCAATCAGTAATATATAG
- a CDS encoding GIY-YIG nuclease family protein, whose translation MKISEQGYVYILTNPSFKEDWVKIGKSARPVDIRSKELDNTAVPLPFEIFAAIKTCKYNEVEKLVHKTIDRLTDLRIRQNREFFNVAPQVALDIFRDIAMTIDDAEVILYKENKPILGESVVTPVKREVKRSRFKFSMCNIKIGESITFVPSGLVVKIATDDSIEYEGRIYKLSPFVGTFMPDDMRNSSGAYQGSKYFSYNGKILEDLRKENENANANE comes from the coding sequence ATGAAAATTTCTGAACAAGGATATGTATACATATTGACTAATCCAAGCTTTAAAGAGGATTGGGTTAAGATCGGAAAGAGTGCTCGCCCTGTGGATATAAGGTCGAAAGAACTTGACAACACTGCTGTGCCGTTGCCTTTTGAGATATTTGCTGCGATTAAGACATGCAAGTATAATGAAGTTGAGAAATTGGTGCACAAAACCATTGACCGGTTGACGGATCTTCGTATACGCCAGAACAGGGAGTTTTTTAATGTCGCTCCCCAGGTAGCTCTTGACATATTCAGAGATATTGCGATGACTATTGATGATGCCGAGGTCATTTTGTATAAGGAGAATAAGCCGATATTGGGTGAGAGTGTTGTGACTCCTGTCAAAAGAGAGGTCAAACGTTCTCGTTTTAAATTCAGCATGTGCAACATAAAGATCGGAGAATCAATAACATTTGTTCCATCCGGTCTGGTAGTGAAAATAGCAACGGATGATTCCATAGAATATGAAGGACGGATATATAAATTGTCTCCGTTTGTCGGCACATTCATGCCTGATGACATGCGTAATTCTTCAGGAGCATATCAAGGATCAAAATATTTCTCTTACAATGGAAAAATCCTTGAGGATTTGAGAAAAGAGAATGAAAATGCCAATGCCAATGAATAG
- a CDS encoding ISAs1 family transposase — MTNPNSPIDFFSSISDPRVERTQKHSLDSILFISLCAVICGAEGWNEIEDYGNAKIDWLEKFLHLPNGIPSHDTFNRVISMLDPKELNGSFVAWTKSIAELTDGEVVAIDGKCMRGSSDDGSGTYTHLVSAWASANNLLLAQEKVAGKSNEITAIPRLLRILELKNCIVTIDAMGCQREIAKTIIERGADYILALKGNQPEMLDRVSRSFTYIKPSSEHTMDGKAHGREETRACSVITNLDNIIDRDRWPGLKSIVRIESRTRDVKSGQIHKETRYYLSSLEADAQYINHSIRTHWSVENQLHWTLNVAFGDDASRKQKDNAAQNFSLLNRIGLNIIKNAKVSSMGVKGHRKKAGWDNDYLLYALKSFDVVKN; from the coding sequence ATGACAAATCCTAACTCACCCATAGATTTCTTTTCATCCATCAGCGATCCTCGTGTGGAGCGCACACAGAAACACAGCCTTGACTCCATCCTGTTCATATCGCTTTGCGCAGTCATCTGCGGAGCGGAGGGCTGGAATGAAATCGAGGACTATGGTAATGCCAAGATTGATTGGCTTGAGAAGTTCCTGCACCTTCCCAACGGCATACCCTCGCACGATACGTTCAACCGAGTAATCAGTATGTTAGACCCAAAAGAATTGAACGGTTCCTTTGTGGCATGGACGAAAAGCATTGCCGAACTGACCGACGGGGAAGTTGTCGCCATTGACGGCAAATGTATGCGCGGGAGCAGCGATGACGGCTCCGGGACATACACCCATCTTGTCAGCGCATGGGCTTCGGCGAACAACCTGTTGCTCGCGCAGGAAAAGGTCGCCGGAAAGAGCAACGAGATTACTGCGATACCCCGGCTGCTGCGCATCCTGGAGTTGAAAAACTGCATAGTCACAATCGATGCCATGGGCTGTCAGAGAGAGATTGCCAAGACAATAATCGAGCGCGGAGCCGACTATATCCTTGCCCTGAAAGGGAATCAGCCCGAAATGCTTGACCGTGTCAGCCGTTCTTTCACATATATTAAGCCGTCATCTGAGCATACGATGGACGGGAAGGCTCATGGGCGGGAAGAAACAAGGGCCTGTTCGGTCATAACCAATCTCGACAACATCATCGACAGGGACAGATGGCCCGGTCTTAAAAGCATCGTGAGAATAGAATCCCGTACCCGGGATGTCAAGTCTGGACAAATCCACAAGGAGACCAGATATTACCTGTCGAGCCTTGAGGCTGACGCTCAATATATTAATCATTCTATCAGGACACACTGGAGCGTGGAGAATCAACTGCATTGGACATTGAACGTCGCTTTTGGAGATGATGCCTCGCGTAAGCAAAAGGATAATGCAGCTCAAAATTTCTCTCTGCTCAACCGTATCGGACTGAACATAATCAAGAACGCCAAGGTGTCATCAATGGGTGTCAAAGGACATAGGAAGAAAGCCGGTTGGGATAACGACTACTTACTTTATGCCTTAAAAAGTTTTGATGTTGTAAAAAATTAA